The Spirochaeta isovalerica genome includes a window with the following:
- the rsxE gene encoding electron transport complex subunit RsxE, whose protein sequence is MFNFLKGLFKENPIFVLALGLCPTLAVSTQVVNAIGMGAGVIFVLIGSNIMVSLLKDFIPDEVHIPAYIVIIASFVTIVDMLMQAFVPALSASLGVFVKLIVVNCIILGRAEAFASKNSVKDSIIDALGMGIGFTIGLLVISLVREVLGAGTITLFPMGSFDGVIEIPGLIDAPARIFSLSPGALLAMGFLMAGFNWLKSRKKED, encoded by the coding sequence ATGTTCAATTTCCTGAAAGGGTTGTTCAAGGAAAACCCCATTTTCGTCCTGGCTCTCGGTCTCTGTCCGACACTGGCCGTCTCCACTCAGGTGGTGAACGCCATCGGTATGGGAGCCGGAGTCATATTCGTTCTTATAGGTTCAAACATCATGGTTTCGCTTCTGAAGGATTTTATTCCCGATGAAGTGCACATTCCCGCCTATATCGTTATCATCGCCTCCTTCGTAACTATCGTCGACATGCTTATGCAGGCTTTCGTTCCGGCTCTTTCCGCCAGTCTGGGAGTTTTCGTCAAGCTCATCGTTGTAAACTGTATCATCCTGGGAAGGGCGGAAGCTTTCGCCTCGAAGAACAGCGTCAAGGATTCCATAATCGACGCCCTGGGTATGGGAATCGGATTTACCATCGGACTGCTGGTTATTTCTCTGGTAAGAGAAGTTCTCGGCGCGGGAACCATCACACTGTTCCCCATGGGTAGCTTTGACGGTGTTATCGAGATTCCCGGACTTATCGATGCGCCGGCCAGAATCTTCAGCCTCTCTCCCGGAGCGCTTCTGGCAATGGGATTTCTCATGGCCGGATTCAACTGGCTTAAAAGCAGGAAGAAGGAGGACTGA
- a CDS encoding RnfABCDGE type electron transport complex subunit B: MLDLILRTLFGFISVAFLGSALGFGLAIAAKKLRVEKDKTVEELMGYLPGLNCGSCGYAGCEPYAEALSAGNDSDITKCKPGGAACLEGIGRVLGMEVDTSGPRMVAQVHCRGGEGTAETRYKYQGLKDCNAASILFGGDKSCQYGCLGLGSCMQVCPVDAIDYDDQGLVWVDKDKCIGCEKCVGVCPTGVIKMIPEDADVIVACNSKDKGKDTKANCSVGCIGCQICARKFPDAGYKITDNLSIVGYNDRGPGRAGAAGKCPTKSIIVLDEK; encoded by the coding sequence ATGCTTGATTTAATACTGAGAACGCTCTTCGGTTTCATTTCCGTGGCTTTTCTGGGGAGTGCCCTGGGCTTCGGGCTCGCCATTGCCGCAAAAAAACTGAGAGTGGAAAAAGATAAAACTGTCGAAGAACTTATGGGGTATCTTCCGGGACTGAACTGCGGATCCTGCGGTTATGCCGGTTGCGAACCCTATGCGGAAGCCCTTTCCGCCGGTAACGACAGTGATATTACCAAATGTAAGCCCGGAGGAGCGGCCTGTCTCGAAGGGATAGGCCGGGTGCTGGGAATGGAAGTCGATACTTCCGGTCCCAGAATGGTAGCCCAGGTCCACTGCCGGGGCGGTGAAGGGACGGCCGAGACGCGTTATAAATATCAGGGTCTTAAAGACTGCAATGCCGCGTCCATACTTTTCGGAGGGGATAAGAGCTGCCAGTACGGCTGTCTGGGACTTGGTTCCTGCATGCAGGTCTGCCCCGTTGATGCCATCGACTACGATGATCAGGGGCTTGTCTGGGTCGACAAAGACAAATGTATCGGTTGTGAAAAATGTGTTGGAGTCTGCCCGACCGGCGTTATTAAGATGATCCCCGAAGATGCTGATGTCATCGTCGCCTGTAACTCGAAAGATAAAGGTAAGGATACGAAGGCAAACTGCAGCGTCGGATGCATCGGCTGTCAGATCTGCGCCAGGAAATTTCCCGATGCGGGATATAAAATTACAGATAATCTTTCGATTGTAGGTTATAATGACAGAGGACCTGGTCGCGCTGGTGCAGCCGGGAAATGTCCAACCAAGAGTATCATCGTTCTTGATGAAAAGTAA
- a CDS encoding electron transport complex protein RnfA codes for MSYIGIIITYVFISNMILSQFLGLCPFIGVSKDSDSAVGMGFAVTFVMSMASLVTWIIYHGILVPLNLEFLQTIAFILVIASLVQLVEMAVQKFSPALYKALGIYLPLITTNCAVMGIALINVREEYNILESFTAGFAGGIGFLLAIFLMSAIRVKLDKENVPRFLKGTPIAFVSGGLMALAFMAFDRALLANLIG; via the coding sequence ATGAGCTATATCGGAATAATAATAACCTACGTATTTATCAGCAATATGATCCTGAGTCAGTTCCTCGGGCTCTGTCCCTTTATCGGAGTTTCCAAGGATTCGGACTCTGCTGTCGGGATGGGTTTTGCTGTAACTTTTGTCATGTCCATGGCCTCTCTGGTAACATGGATTATTTACCACGGGATTCTCGTGCCGCTTAATCTGGAGTTCCTTCAGACTATCGCCTTTATCCTGGTTATCGCTTCGCTGGTTCAGCTTGTCGAAATGGCGGTTCAGAAGTTTTCCCCCGCGCTTTACAAAGCCCTGGGAATCTATCTGCCCCTTATCACGACAAACTGCGCCGTTATGGGTATCGCCCTCATCAATGTGAGAGAGGAATACAATATCCTCGAAAGTTTTACAGCCGGATTCGCCGGCGGTATCGGATTTCTGCTGGCTATTTTTCTCATGTCGGCTATCCGCGTGAAACTGGACAAGGAAAATGTTCCCCGCTTTCTCAAAGGGACTCCCATAGCCTTTGTTTCCGGTGGTCTGATGGCGCTTGCCTTCATGGCCTTTGACAGAGCCCTGCTCGCGAACCTCATAGGATAA
- a CDS encoding flagellar motor switch protein FliG, translated as MDKRRRAIDAYRTESVKGEAEKKQATPTGERTGFLKLTKEKPDYSKIARFLLLLGKDEAVKVLRHLSPEEVETISAEISRTGRVDKVEAEGLLKEFGFDREKDAVRVRGGADAASEILTKAFGREEAEKYLRKAVPEIVEGPFSFLNDLNFDQLILLLKDESPQVVALVLRYLDPALSSRVISHLDRRIGAAVIKRIAKGGSISMEVITGMEDSLKEKIRTQGEVDSTEIDGTSALAGILKYMNIEEEQKILGTLAEENEEISRKIKEKLFTIDTVLHMDRNDLQKILIEFKDRDIAMMLRAVDSEVREKIRQSLSTGQQVLIDEENDLLGKVKKSDAEAKVREFLELLRKREEEGAFIILREEDDYL; from the coding sequence ATGGACAAGCGAAGACGTGCAATAGATGCTTACCGGACGGAATCCGTAAAAGGGGAGGCTGAAAAAAAACAAGCAACCCCTACCGGAGAGAGGACCGGATTCCTTAAATTGACGAAAGAAAAACCCGATTACAGCAAAATAGCCAGATTTCTCCTCCTTCTGGGGAAAGATGAAGCTGTTAAGGTTCTCAGACATCTATCTCCGGAAGAGGTGGAAACCATTTCCGCAGAGATCAGCCGGACCGGCAGAGTCGATAAAGTGGAAGCGGAAGGGTTACTTAAAGAATTCGGCTTCGACAGGGAAAAGGACGCCGTTCGTGTTCGCGGCGGTGCCGACGCCGCATCGGAAATTCTCACCAAAGCCTTCGGCAGGGAAGAAGCTGAAAAATATCTGAGAAAAGCCGTTCCGGAAATAGTGGAAGGTCCCTTCTCTTTTCTCAATGATCTGAATTTCGATCAGCTGATCCTTCTGCTTAAAGACGAGTCCCCCCAGGTTGTCGCCCTGGTACTGCGCTATCTCGATCCGGCCTTGTCTTCCCGGGTTATCAGTCACCTGGACCGCCGTATCGGTGCGGCTGTTATTAAGAGAATTGCAAAAGGGGGATCGATCTCCATGGAAGTCATAACCGGCATGGAGGATTCTCTGAAAGAGAAAATCCGCACTCAGGGGGAAGTGGACAGTACGGAAATCGACGGCACTTCGGCGCTGGCCGGCATACTGAAATATATGAATATCGAAGAGGAGCAGAAAATACTCGGAACTCTGGCGGAAGAGAACGAGGAAATCAGTCGCAAGATTAAAGAAAAGCTATTCACAATCGACACTGTGCTCCATATGGACAGGAATGATCTTCAGAAAATTCTAATCGAATTCAAAGACAGGGATATCGCCATGATGCTTCGGGCTGTGGACAGCGAAGTCCGGGAAAAAATCCGCCAGTCCCTTTCGACGGGACAGCAGGTTCTTATCGATGAAGAAAACGATCTTCTCGGAAAAGTGAAAAAGAGCGATGCCGAAGCTAAAGTCAGAGAGTTTCTCGAACTTCTGAGAAAACGGGAAGAAGAGGGCGCTTTTATCATTCTTCGCGAGGAAGATGATTATTTGTAG
- a CDS encoding alpha-amylase/4-alpha-glucanotransferase domain-containing protein gives MKKVRLIFGTHNSISPGSDNGQIEEIYQKAYKPFLTLLYNFPEISAVLYYSGPLLEWFEKHHPEFNTVLGEMIDKRQIELLGGGYYEPVLSMIPAQDRVGQIELMTTYLRKSFGKRARGCWLPGRIWEPQLASVLRSSGIDYTFLDDTHFEAAGFRDDELYMPAITEDQGKTITVFPISRRIMSGFGKIVPRKIIEDICSDNSGDGKVVVIFPNGRQIGYENGHSLSINHQWLESFLNELRNNRKNIELVHPGRYVRQTRNSFNKAYFPCTSYGEIMKWVLPADRQVEYDTLTNELIESGIEPRWIYGGFFRQFLSKYKESNFLYSKMMHVSVLANQVRGDKYRKKAAKEELWKGQNNLAFWHGNQGGIYNANVRHKAYSSLIEGEKITREKGIFKTSLSSIDYDMDGEKEFLYQGHVTNAYVHSRGAVLFEFDHIASCWNYLNTMSRYPEPYHNETIRDEGYDKYGRYAFVDHFFDERNSVEDFRQMSYIEQGSFTNALYEAVDYNREQRKVTFVHTGSVVKNGYEYNIELQKRFTFKRSSVDVDYQIKNLSLHKAELCFGSEVNIAFNKNGDPDPKLYRIDDEYKDEVPEDSISHESVQQMLTFDGDNNTDVTLSVSSPAEMWTFPLYTYSREGGKVERNYQCSCYVPRWTFSLLKDEVWNVSLSLRIDRSS, from the coding sequence ATGAAAAAAGTACGACTGATTTTCGGAACACATAACAGTATTTCTCCAGGCTCCGACAACGGGCAGATCGAAGAGATCTATCAGAAAGCCTATAAACCCTTTCTGACTCTTCTGTACAATTTCCCTGAAATCTCGGCGGTCCTCTATTACTCGGGACCGCTTCTCGAATGGTTTGAAAAACATCATCCCGAGTTCAACACGGTCCTCGGAGAGATGATTGATAAAAGGCAGATCGAACTTCTCGGAGGCGGGTATTACGAACCCGTTCTCTCCATGATTCCCGCTCAGGACCGTGTCGGTCAGATCGAATTGATGACCACTTATCTTCGGAAATCATTCGGCAAAAGAGCCCGGGGGTGCTGGCTTCCCGGTCGGATATGGGAACCTCAGCTAGCTTCTGTGCTCCGCTCGAGCGGAATAGACTATACTTTCCTGGACGATACTCATTTCGAAGCAGCCGGCTTCCGCGATGATGAACTCTATATGCCGGCCATTACAGAAGACCAGGGTAAAACCATAACTGTCTTTCCTATCTCCCGGCGCATCATGTCGGGATTCGGCAAAATCGTTCCCCGCAAGATCATTGAAGATATCTGCAGTGACAACAGCGGAGACGGCAAAGTGGTCGTCATCTTTCCCAACGGCCGTCAGATCGGATATGAAAACGGTCATTCCCTGTCCATCAATCACCAATGGCTGGAAAGTTTTCTCAATGAATTGAGAAACAACCGGAAGAACATAGAGCTTGTCCATCCCGGACGGTATGTCCGTCAGACGAGGAATTCTTTCAATAAGGCCTATTTCCCCTGTACCTCCTATGGCGAAATTATGAAATGGGTTCTTCCGGCTGATCGGCAGGTCGAATACGATACGCTGACTAATGAGCTGATTGAGTCGGGCATTGAGCCCCGATGGATCTACGGAGGTTTTTTCCGTCAATTTCTGAGCAAATACAAAGAGAGCAATTTCCTCTATTCCAAAATGATGCATGTCAGCGTTCTGGCCAATCAGGTCAGAGGGGACAAATACAGAAAGAAGGCTGCCAAGGAAGAGCTGTGGAAAGGGCAGAATAATCTGGCTTTCTGGCACGGTAACCAGGGCGGCATTTACAATGCCAATGTCCGGCATAAGGCATACAGCTCCCTCATCGAGGGAGAGAAAATAACTCGGGAGAAGGGGATCTTCAAAACCTCTCTCAGCTCCATAGATTACGATATGGACGGCGAGAAAGAATTTCTCTATCAGGGCCATGTTACCAATGCCTACGTTCACAGCAGGGGAGCCGTTCTCTTTGAGTTCGATCACATCGCGTCGTGCTGGAATTATCTGAACACCATGTCCCGTTATCCCGAACCCTATCACAATGAGACGATCAGAGACGAGGGATATGACAAATACGGACGCTACGCTTTTGTTGATCATTTCTTCGACGAGCGCAACAGTGTAGAAGATTTCCGCCAGATGAGTTACATAGAACAGGGATCTTTTACCAATGCGCTTTACGAAGCTGTTGATTATAACCGGGAACAGAGAAAAGTGACCTTTGTCCATACCGGATCGGTTGTGAAGAACGGCTATGAATATAATATCGAGCTTCAGAAGCGCTTTACTTTCAAGCGTTCTTCAGTGGACGTGGATTATCAGATAAAGAACCTCAGTCTGCACAAGGCCGAGCTTTGTTTCGGCAGCGAAGTCAATATCGCCTTTAATAAAAACGGCGACCCTGATCCCAAGCTCTACCGGATAGATGATGAATATAAAGATGAGGTCCCGGAAGACAGCATCAGCCACGAATCGGTTCAGCAGATGTTGACCTTTGACGGCGATAATAACACCGATGTTACGCTTTCTGTTTCCTCTCCCGCTGAAATGTGGACCTTTCCGCTATATACTTATTCCAGAGAGGGGGGAAAAGTTGAAAGAAACTACCAGTGTTCCTGCTATGTTCCCCGTTGGACTTTCTCACTTCTGAAAGATGAAGTCTGGAACGTATCTCTATCCCTAAGGATTGACAGGAGCAGTTGA
- a CDS encoding RnfABCDGE type electron transport complex subunit D, with protein MIDTKKLTVSSSPQIHSADSTAKIMWTVVLSLVPAGIWGVYIFGMSALVVILVSIIAAVAAEALLGLINREVTVNDGSAFLTGLLVGYNMPPQVPLFIPVVASVFAIVVVKWSFGGLGANWMNPALAGRVFVFFSWTGPMTKWLLPITGGADAVTGPTPLGSLKSAYFATSLNVSGPIEYLQSEGLPVTYKDLFIGNIPGSIGEVSALLLLLGALVLLARKILTWHVPVAYIGSFAFLIWMFGGVRMGTGLFTGDVLFHILSGGLMLGALYMATDMATTPLTGKGNIIFGLGCGFLSFLIRIFGSLPEAVSLSIIVMNIFVPVIDRYTKIKRFGYGEVKEKSGE; from the coding sequence ATGATTGATACAAAAAAACTGACAGTCAGCAGCAGTCCCCAGATCCACAGCGCCGACTCAACGGCCAAAATCATGTGGACTGTCGTATTGTCCCTTGTCCCCGCCGGGATCTGGGGCGTTTATATTTTCGGAATGTCCGCACTCGTGGTTATTCTCGTTTCCATCATCGCGGCAGTTGCGGCCGAAGCTCTTCTCGGGCTTATCAACAGGGAAGTCACGGTTAACGACGGCTCTGCCTTTCTGACAGGATTGCTGGTGGGATACAATATGCCGCCGCAGGTTCCCCTGTTCATTCCCGTAGTCGCCTCTGTTTTCGCCATTGTGGTTGTAAAATGGAGTTTCGGCGGTCTGGGAGCCAACTGGATGAACCCCGCTCTGGCTGGTCGTGTCTTCGTCTTCTTTTCATGGACAGGACCTATGACAAAATGGCTTCTTCCCATTACGGGCGGAGCTGACGCGGTAACCGGACCGACACCTCTTGGATCTTTGAAATCGGCATACTTCGCCACCTCTCTCAATGTGAGCGGACCGATCGAATACCTTCAGTCCGAAGGGCTTCCCGTTACCTATAAAGATCTTTTCATCGGTAACATTCCCGGTTCTATCGGAGAAGTCTCAGCCCTGCTGCTCCTCCTCGGAGCTCTGGTTCTGCTGGCCCGTAAAATCCTGACCTGGCATGTCCCTGTAGCTTATATCGGATCTTTCGCCTTCCTGATCTGGATGTTCGGCGGAGTCCGCATGGGAACGGGGCTTTTCACGGGAGACGTTCTGTTTCACATTCTCAGCGGCGGACTTATGCTCGGAGCCCTTTATATGGCAACCGATATGGCTACAACGCCGCTTACGGGCAAAGGCAACATCATATTCGGACTGGGGTGCGGATTCCTGTCATTCCTGATCAGGATTTTCGGGTCCCTTCCCGAAGCCGTTTCCCTTTCCATTATCGTTATGAATATTTTCGTCCCCGTAATCGACAGATATACAAAAATCAAACGCTTCGGATACGGAGAGGTAAAGGAGAAGAGCGGTGAATAA
- a CDS encoding FMN-binding protein, protein MNNKLMQMTLRLAIICAVASLVLGVVNIVTEPVIIERKRVEKEVALKELSDGDHVGELQLPANSDDLHGKLMASLAAHGVIAAGEDIDEKELITSIYPVDKNGEITKYILQLDGSGYGGKMVILAVFLNDGTFVKAKLMENNETPGLGKKAEDSAYYNMFMNTGSDARPLPVSKRALVASDAEAVSGSTITFNGISRALALGSDYVKLLGGKN, encoded by the coding sequence GTGAATAACAAACTTATGCAAATGACATTGCGGCTCGCTATTATCTGCGCCGTTGCTTCTCTTGTTCTCGGTGTAGTCAACATTGTCACCGAGCCGGTTATTATCGAAAGAAAGAGAGTCGAGAAAGAGGTCGCATTGAAGGAGCTTTCCGATGGCGATCATGTGGGAGAGCTTCAGCTCCCCGCCAACAGCGACGATCTTCACGGGAAGCTTATGGCTTCTCTCGCCGCTCACGGTGTGATCGCAGCAGGAGAAGATATTGATGAGAAAGAGCTCATCACCTCCATCTACCCTGTAGATAAAAACGGCGAAATCACCAAATATATCCTTCAACTGGACGGAAGCGGTTACGGCGGTAAAATGGTGATTCTCGCCGTATTTCTCAATGACGGGACTTTTGTCAAAGCCAAACTTATGGAAAACAACGAAACACCCGGTCTCGGAAAAAAAGCGGAAGATTCGGCCTATTACAACATGTTTATGAATACCGGTTCTGATGCCAGACCTCTTCCGGTCAGCAAAAGAGCTCTTGTCGCCTCAGATGCCGAAGCGGTTTCGGGAAGCACCATTACATTCAATGGAATCTCCCGGGCTCTGGCGCTCGGTTCCGATTATGTTAAATTACTGGGAGGGAAAAACTGA
- a CDS encoding NlpC/P60 family protein has translation MIKKASLIALFLWGSSLCFSVDIGRDIVERGSALVGSPYRYGGTNPSGFDCSGLVNYLYKPFLPDLPRNASSIAHFGSTVDLDDIVPGDLVFYATGSDRSEITHVGIYIGQNTLIQAVSAGPVRGVVLTDLDEKYWKSRFKWAKRVFPRLETAESQSVNLAYSKGQYQGQAEELEPEGRGRMDLKNGDYYIGDFKDGLFHGKGEYHYGNGDVYIGQFSNGRESGGELVRSDGSRYSAQRNESGTLIINSRADKSSNRINYLLETPTQWDDWLENERKLFEETLQADNNAADDEQRRFEEWKKNSGF, from the coding sequence TTGATTAAAAAAGCATCCCTTATAGCTTTGTTTTTATGGGGGAGTTCTTTGTGCTTTTCCGTTGATATAGGACGCGATATCGTTGAGAGAGGTTCGGCTCTCGTGGGTTCTCCCTATCGTTACGGCGGCACCAATCCTTCTGGATTTGATTGCAGCGGCCTTGTTAATTATCTCTACAAACCATTTTTACCCGATTTACCGAGAAATGCATCGTCTATAGCCCATTTCGGCTCTACTGTGGACCTGGATGATATTGTCCCCGGGGATCTCGTTTTTTACGCGACGGGAAGCGATCGGTCTGAAATAACCCATGTCGGCATATATATCGGTCAGAATACACTTATCCAGGCTGTTTCCGCCGGTCCTGTCCGGGGTGTGGTTCTGACAGACCTAGATGAGAAATACTGGAAATCCCGTTTCAAATGGGCGAAAAGAGTCTTTCCCCGTTTGGAAACGGCAGAGTCTCAATCGGTAAATCTCGCCTACAGTAAAGGTCAGTACCAGGGACAGGCAGAAGAGCTCGAGCCCGAAGGCCGGGGCAGAATGGATCTTAAGAACGGTGATTATTATATCGGTGACTTCAAAGACGGTCTTTTCCATGGTAAAGGCGAATACCATTACGGAAACGGCGATGTTTATATAGGGCAATTCTCAAATGGCCGTGAATCGGGGGGAGAGCTTGTCCGTTCCGACGGGAGCCGTTACAGCGCCCAGAGAAATGAATCAGGCACCCTGATCATTAACAGCAGAGCTGATAAAAGTTCAAACCGGATCAATTATCTTCTGGAAACTCCTACCCAGTGGGACGATTGGCTGGAAAATGAAAGGAAGCTTTTCGAAGAAACTCTTCAGGCGGATAATAATGCAGCTGATGATGAGCAGAGACGTTTTGAAGAGTGGAAGAAAAACTCCGGGTTCTAA
- the rsxC gene encoding electron transport complex subunit RsxC, whose amino-acid sequence MSKFKTFPKGGVHPPDNISGTGNRPIRNASLPTHAVIPMSQHIGAPAECIVNVGDTIEEEQLIGKSTGYVSVPVHSSIPGKVVEIKDIYLPHGKKSRAVVIELGGEFKRMGKTQKQSDWTGLSEKEIIERISSMGLAGQGGATFPTHVKLVLPEGKKCDYLLVNAAECEPYLTSDQNMILEKAEEILEGLKILKKLLTPREIIFAIESNKPEAAAVMAEAVEKSDLDVRIDILKTKYPQGAEKNIIKSCTGREVPSGKLPLDIGMVVLNVETIYSVYEALVFEKPLVERVVTVSGGAVKAPETFRVKIGTTYRQLLEECEGLIEEPAKVISGGPMMGFGVFDLDTPVTKGTSGILFLTKKEVKAAKQTSCISCGRCIQACPMGLNPSDINKHSLNFLFEEAQDMGLLDCVECGSCAFVCPAHIPLVQSFRMGKNQLRAIMMQKKGANK is encoded by the coding sequence ATGAGTAAGTTTAAAACATTTCCCAAAGGCGGGGTTCATCCGCCTGATAACATTTCCGGTACGGGAAACAGGCCTATCCGTAATGCCTCGCTTCCCACTCACGCCGTTATTCCCATGTCCCAGCACATCGGAGCTCCGGCTGAATGTATCGTAAATGTCGGCGACACGATCGAAGAGGAGCAGCTGATCGGCAAATCGACCGGCTATGTCTCCGTCCCTGTCCATTCTTCCATTCCGGGAAAAGTCGTTGAGATTAAAGACATCTATCTTCCCCACGGAAAGAAATCCCGGGCTGTCGTCATCGAACTGGGCGGCGAGTTCAAGCGGATGGGCAAGACCCAGAAGCAGAGCGACTGGACCGGACTCAGCGAAAAAGAGATCATCGAACGAATTTCCTCTATGGGACTGGCCGGTCAGGGCGGGGCGACTTTCCCCACCCATGTGAAACTAGTTCTCCCGGAAGGGAAAAAGTGCGATTATCTGCTGGTTAACGCCGCGGAATGCGAGCCCTATCTCACGTCGGACCAGAATATGATTCTGGAAAAAGCTGAAGAGATACTCGAAGGTCTGAAAATCCTCAAAAAACTCCTGACTCCCAGGGAGATTATATTCGCTATCGAAAGCAATAAACCCGAAGCGGCCGCAGTCATGGCCGAAGCGGTGGAGAAAAGTGATCTCGATGTGCGGATCGATATTCTAAAAACCAAATATCCGCAGGGAGCTGAAAAGAATATCATCAAATCCTGTACGGGAAGGGAAGTTCCTTCCGGAAAATTGCCTCTCGACATTGGAATGGTCGTTCTCAATGTGGAAACCATTTACTCGGTTTACGAAGCTCTTGTTTTTGAAAAACCCCTTGTAGAGAGAGTCGTCACTGTGAGCGGCGGAGCCGTCAAGGCGCCGGAAACATTCCGGGTCAAAATCGGAACAACCTACCGCCAGCTTCTGGAGGAGTGCGAAGGTCTGATTGAAGAGCCAGCCAAGGTTATCTCCGGCGGTCCCATGATGGGATTCGGCGTCTTCGATCTCGATACGCCCGTTACCAAGGGAACCAGCGGTATTCTCTTTCTCACGAAGAAAGAAGTGAAAGCGGCGAAGCAGACTTCCTGCATTTCCTGCGGGCGCTGTATCCAGGCCTGTCCCATGGGACTCAATCCTTCGGATATTAACAAACATTCCCTGAATTTCCTTTTCGAGGAAGCTCAGGACATGGGACTTCTCGACTGCGTGGAATGCGGATCCTGTGCTTTTGTCTGTCCGGCCCACATCCCTCTGGTTCAGTCCTTCCGCATGGGAAAAAATCAGCTGCGCGCCATTATGATGCAGAAAAAAGGGGCTAATAAATGA